From the genome of Polyodon spathula isolate WHYD16114869_AA chromosome 14, ASM1765450v1, whole genome shotgun sequence, one region includes:
- the LOC121327326 gene encoding breast cancer anti-estrogen resistance protein 3 homolog isoform X4, whose product MGKSMSERCNVLRSITAALCCFYQRSSVIGVKFSKERYIMDGTPERLRKELEEELKLSSEELRSHAWYHGVIPRQVSESLIQRDGDFLIRDSLSSPGNYVLTCQWKNSPQHFRINKKVMAMNEAYSRVQYLFERESFDSVPSLVRYYVGNRKPVSGLVGAIIFQPINRSLPLRCLEEKYNPTPIKIECSVPAEKTENCKRLSLNVMNNGHSLDHRGNLLRNKDKSGSQPACLNHIQEKRRPLKTHQSESFLPIGSRPHPQTHTMEMQSQQKPTVFRTGSEPALSPTVPKRVMFETQAGEAIRGSDSQLCPKPPPKPSKVSSLRQPHSPLLQQAPHSPDMNYCELRPCSPADWERLTQTAVSPSSYVERLRTEENIKTCYRKSETHFSVLERNSYQPAMESVEDRNEEDEKGPVFVCPIFETVSVFRPNDFESRLLPSENKPLETVVLKKAKELLLRKDLKTIAKHILLADCQVARIWNVSEETKGLMGVNSGLELITLPHGHQLRQDLIERHNTTSIGVAVDILGCTGSLDERAMALNRIIQVAVELKDSMGDLYAFSAIMKALDMPQITRLEQTWTTLRRKYTQTAITYEKTLKPFFKGLYEGSVDVPLSSTTVPLLMPLLTLMERPAVNFEAMDLWESNDQGCEIMFRHLESGRTVAENADTYRNNAERVLQDFQPNEDMLEIFKTDFQLRLLWGSKGAQVNQTERYEKFKLILTALSRKLEPPGRHTEL is encoded by the exons TTCTCCAAGGAGCGATACATCATGGATGGCACTCCGGAGCGGCTACGcaaggagctggaggaggagctgaAGTTGAGCAGTGAGGAGCTACGAAGCCATGCCTGGTACCATGGAGTCATCCCCAGACAG GTATCAGAAAGCCTGATCCAGAGGGATGGAGATTTCCTGATCCGGGATTCTCTCTCCAGCCCGGGCAACTATGTCTTGACGTGCCAGTGGAAGAACAGCCCACAGCATTTCAGAATCAACAAGAAGGTGATGGCCATGAATGAAGCCTACTCGCGGGTGCAGTACCTGTTCGAGAGGGAGAGCTTTGACAGCGTGCCCTCCCTTGTGCGTTACTACGTGGGGAACCGCAAGCCGGTGTCGGGACTGGTGGGCGCCATCATCTTCCAGCCCATCAACAGGTCCCTGCCGCTGCGATGCCTGGAGGAGAAGTACAACCCAACGCCCATCAAGATCGAGTGCTCCGTGCCGGCCGAGAAAACCGAGAACTGCAAGAGGCTGAGCCTCAACGTCATGAACAACGGACACTCTCTGGACCACAGAGGCAATCTCTTGAG AAACAAAGACAAGAGTGGcagccagcctgcctgcctcAACCACATCCAGGAGAAGAGACGACCACTTAAGACGCATCAGTCTGAGAGCTTTCTCCCCATTG GCTCCAGACCCCATCCTCAGACACATACAATGGAGATGCAGTCACAACAGAAGCCCACCGTGTTCAGGACTGGAAGTGAGCCGGCCCTCAGCCCAACTGTGCCAAAGAGAGTGATGTTCGAAACGCAGGCCGGGGAGGCCATCCGGGGTTCGGACAGCCAGCTGTGTCCCAAACCGCCCCCCAAACCTAGCAAAGTGTCGTCCCTGCGGCAGCCACATTCCCCGCTACTCCAGCAAGCCCCACACAGCCCTGACATGAACTACTGCGAGCTGAGACCCTGCAGCCCAGCCGACTGGGAGAGGCTTACCCAGACCGCAGTGTCCCCCAGCAGTTACGTGGAGAGGCTGAGGACCGAGGAGAACATAAAGACCTGCTACAGAAAgtcagaaacacatttttctgtGCTGGAGCGGAACTCTTACCAACCCGCCATGGAGTCAGTGGAAGACAGGAACGAAGAGGATGAGAAGGGGCCAGTGTTTGTCTGTCCGATCTTTGAGACCGTATCCGTATTTAGACCCAATGACTTTGAATCCCGGCTGCTTCCCTCTGAGAACAAACCACTGGAAACGGTAGTCCTCAAAAAAGCCAAAGAGCTTCTTTTGAGGAAGGACCTAAAGACCATCGCCAAGCATATCCTTTTAGCTGACTGCCAG GTTGCTAGGATATGGAACGTCTCTGAAGAAACAAAGGGGCTGATGGGAGTGAACTCCGGCCTAGAACTCATTACATTGCCTCATGGACACCAGCTGCGCCAGGACCTAATTGAAAG GCACAACACGACGTCAATCGGGGTAGCGGTGGATATTCTGGGCTGCACTGGGAGTCTAGATGAGCGAGCGATGGCACTAAACAGGATCATTCAAGTGGCGGTGGAACTGAAGGACTCGATGGGAGATCTGTATGCCTTCTCCGCTATCATGAAAGCACTCGACATGCCACAG ATAACCAGGTTGGAGCAAACGTGGACTACCCTGCGACGCAAGTACACTCAGACAGCCATTACCTACGAGAAAACActcaaaccattttttaaaggtCTATATGAAGGAAGTG TAGACGTTCCCCTCAGCAGTACAACAGTCCCCCTCCTGATGCCTCTTCTCACCCTGATGGAGCGCCCGGCGGTTAACTTTGAAGCAATGGATCTGTGGGAGAGTAACGACCAAGGCTGTGAGATAATGTTCCGCCACTTGGAAAGTGGCCGCACTGTAGCTGAAAACGCAGATACTTACAGGAACAACGCGGAACGCGTTCTACAAG atttccaGCCCAATGAAGATATGCTTGAGATTTTCAAGACTGATTTTCAGCTCAGGTTGCTGTGGGGCAGCAAAGGCGCTCAGGTAAACCAGACCGAGCGCTATGAAAAGTTCAAACTCATTTTAACCGCTTTGTCAAGGAAGCTGGAGCCTCCCGGCAGACACACTGAATTATGA